DNA sequence from the Rhizophagus irregularis chromosome 21, complete sequence genome:
TAATTGCCAATTGAGTGAATCAGGTAAAACATTCTAAATTTTCggttctattattattattaccctCTCCGTCGTtcttatgtatttatttttatagatctCGACGAAATTGATGACGCCTAAAGAATTTGTTAGATAAGTTTAGTTTAGGTTCAAGATTGAAgtggtaagtttcgcaataattgggaattttattttattttattttaaatagaaacatcatctaacgtttcttttttcctttttgtaggtttcggaCTTTTAGGTTAATGGGAAAGTGATAGTGGTAAGCTTTGTAATCCCCATTGCGAAACTGTATAACGAAACGTCTTACCAACGTTTCgactttctcttttttttagacagcTGACTGGACACGTGAGATTTTCTACGTAGGTTTTAGATTCGGGTTGGGGACTCTTGAAATTTAAGTTTCGCAGCATCCCGTTGCGAAACAGTTTTATAcgtttcttaattttatttttttttgtaggtcctCCGGAGTATCGATTAGAAACGCTGGAAATGGTAAATTTCCTTactattctctttttttttaataaaaataacgtttctttttttttgtttttgtagaTCTTTCGGGTTTCAGTTTGAGTGCTGAAAACTTTACGTAGGCTCCTTTTGAGGTGTCGTCATGTAACTAGCAAGGGGGAGGAGTATTTAACAACATTTCAAGGTAAGGATAAAGTGCGATTTTAATGTGCAGtgtatctatttttttttttgactatcATCGATTGATCATATCTCACTGATcgttttctatttatttatttatttattttagattttcgGCATTTACCGGTCTTTTCTTCTCTAGGTTGGCTGATAAACTGAATAGGTGGATcggtaaagtatttttttctgCTTTGTATTTTGGTTCACTTTTCATTTCTTGcactaaattcttttttcattaGATCTTCCGGTTGATACAAGTAAAACGAAAAAAGAACATGATTATTATGCTTAGGAAATGAACATCAAAAAATGACATAGTAGTAGAAGGTGAAACAAACTgctttttttactatttcttTAAGAAACGTTACTATCATTCTTAATGTGTTTTTTTCTTAGATTTTTGGAGATCCACTAGGGCTGTTCCCTTCGGCAAATGGAATCGCTGCCCCCCAACCCATAATGGCTAATGACAGGGTAATGAAGGGTGAAATTAGGAAGATTATCTTATTAGCGTGACTGGGGATTACAGCTTCCTTAAACAGAAGTTTCAACCCATCAGCAAAAGGTTGAAGAATCCCGTAAAACCCTACGACATTAGGTCCTACCCTTCGTTGCATAGAAGCCATTACTTTCCGTTCAGCAAGAGTCATGAAAACAATACTCCCTAACAAAGGTAGTAGAATTATGAAGGATTCCAGTAAGAAGAATTGCATATTAAACAGATTGGGAAGATAAATCACTAAGTAAGgggtattttcaataataaaagtgGAGTAAGTACATCAGATAGAGACTGGGTAGTTAGTGAGGGGAGTAGATATAAGGAAAAGTGTAACTATTTTTTAAGTAACCAAGCCAAGGTTGGCAACAGTGAGAGGAATACCTTGATTTTATCTTAGGAATCAAATAATATCAAGTTAATAGATGCTATCAGGAGAGGGAGGAATCGAACCCCAACAAGAAGCTTGGAGCTTACCATTTTACCATTAAACTACTCTCCTTATTGGCTATCCTTTTCGTTGCTTAGCAAGTATTGGTTAAAAAGGGAGTTTCCTAGGTTAGCCCGTTCTAACTACGGGAGATTTTGGAGTAAATAAGGGATGATACAGAAAAATGCAGAGAATCTAGGATGACGAAAGGAACAATACCTAGTACGAAAATTAACAGAAGAAAAGGAAGTAGTATGAAGAACTCTCTTCTAGAGATATCTAGACAAGGATAAAGGTAACGGCTAGGACTCTCTAAGCAAACCCAATTGTAAGTCCAAATAGTATATGCTGCAGTTAAGACTACTGAGGAAGAGGCCAATATGGAGATAAATGGGTTTCGTTGATAGGCACCTGCAAAAGAAAGGAACTCTCCTAAGAAGTTAGCTGTTAGTGGTACTGCCATATTAACTAGACAGAAAATGAAAAACAGAGGAGAGCGATTAGAAGTGTCTCTATCACAAGTAGCGATATCAAGAAAGATTTGACAGCGAAAATATTACCGGATTGGTTACTGGTTAGGTTGGGAGTACCAAGGATACGAGTAGGTATTTTGTTGTTTGCTGGAGTCGAACCAACTGGAACTTGTCCACACCTTGAACAACAAATAAGAACTATAGTACGTTttcatttattcaatattGACTTAAGAAGTATAAcacttaatttctttttttaggaacgGTTAGTTTTGCCTTTAAACCGGTTGATGTTAATtgtagaaataattaataatcttgtaagttttttttagtgGAGTGAATATGCAGTATGTAGTGTAATAGCATTATAAATGACATTAAtcctctcttttttttattttttagattttgaaCAGACTTTTCTAGAAGATTAAACAAGTTTCCTAAATGTGATGGTATAATGGTGTTAAAGACATTTATTaatgtcttttttttatttttaggtttcagATTTTCTGAAAGATTAGAAGATTAAGTGATAAAAGTAAGTTTTTTGGGGTAAACGGATGAGTAATGActgtattataaaatattattaatacctttttcatatttttcagatttggactaaaattaaaatgatttaaggATTTCTGCAATTTGAAGTCGTGAAGAATTTaaaaggttaataaaaaactatggAGTCAAGCCAGCTGGAATTACATTTACACCATAGACAACAAGTAAGAAGACTAAAGTAAACATGCATTCTTTATTGGATTGGGTCCTTTGTTGGATTTTTAGTTGGATTTTTGGTTGGTTTCTTGTAGTTATAGcaacatataaataattgtaaattaaataaataaataataaatgaaagtaaaaaacaaaatgttattttgcattattttatatcaatttcacTTTCTATCGTAATGCCTAAACAATGTAAATTTTGGCCGGTATTAAcataatttcagccaaaacTTAACTTTATAGTAGcatgtattaatttttattttcaagtcaataatataaaaattttgcatattatGTGATGCTTTGGTAatacttaaatattaaaaaataattaaaatttaaattttgggTGAGTAatcaaatcagcccatatgtgTAGATCATAGGCATCAAAAATAGTTGATGTTAACATATAGCGGCGAAGAAGCGGGCAAGACCAAACAAAGTCAATTCGGGTAATAGTGTTTAAGTGGTGATAAGTACCTAAAGTACTAGATAAATTAAGGGGAATACAATCCTCGTAATTATGAGAAAGCAAATAATGGAATAATTTATGAATTCTTTTAACGGCAACCTGAGGTTGATGCAAAAATATGGGGTAAAATTTCTCCAAATTCATGTTGAATCACCGCAAATAGCATGGTGAAAATTTTGTAGAAATAAGTTTGAGAAATAAGGAATTAATTGATCAACGACTTCGTATTGGTATTAACAAGATCATTTGTATGCGAATATAGACTACAAATATACGCAATTTAACATtgcctttaaaaaataagtctACAGAAAGAATTCGGGAAGAATGGGATTGGTAAAATTGGACGTGGCACAGGTCGAAGGGGCACCattgtccaaaattcaaaaaatgcaaattccccatttttctggaaaatggtgggaaattgtggaaaatgctacattacgctgagcaattttttggaatagcaTTATTACAACATTGTTCGATTTAGCAAATCTTATGAAATTTTGGGAAAATGCTACATTACACCTCAAATGTAACATTTCgtaacattgttataacattgtcaattaaatcaaattttgctttttttttgtcaaatggtgcatttttatgaaaattccgcATTTTGCCACCAATGTAATAtcattgtaacaacattttataacattgttataacattgtcaattaaaatcaaattttgctttttttttgtcaaatattccgattttctgccaaatggtgcatttttatgaaaattccgcATTTTGCCACCAATGTAATAtcattgtaacaacatttcataacattgttataacattgtcaattaaaatcaaattttgctttttttttgtcaaatattctgattttctgccaaatggtgcatttttatgaaaattccgcATTTTGCCACCAATGTAATAtcattgtaacaacatttcataacattgttataacattgtcaattaaaatcaaattttgctttttttttgtcaaatattctgATTTTCTGCCAAATGgtacattttttatgaaaattccacaTTTTGCCACCAATGTAATAtcattgtaacaacatttcataacattgtaataacattgtcaattaaaatctaattttgctttttttttgtcaaatattccgATTTTCTGCCAAATGgtacattttttatgaaaattccgcattttttagcaaatttcATGCaaatttcatgtttttttggttaaatgttacatttttcgttagaatgttattttttttcgacactttttttgcaaaatgtACATTTGTTGACATTTTCTAGAAAGATGTAACATTTTATCGAAAAATTAGatcatttactaaaaaaatgcGACATTATTTACTGAATATTGagtaatttgatataataatcggataatttcacaaaaaaaaaaaaaattatttattatggtaaatttaaatgtGAAATCTTCTATTTAACGGTAAAATGGCCAAGTATTCAGTACgtttgtatttaaattttgctggAACAAATCTACCTAATATGTGATAAACCGGAATTATACTATCAACcgaagaattaaaaaactCCTTTTTCCAAAGTTCCGGATCATTCGTAAAATCATCAGAATCTTcgctggaaaaaaaaatctgatgttTGCGGTCGCAGCGGGTTTATACCAATTCACAAAAGCCAAATAATGTTCCGTCAGACCATTCGGAAGATGAACTGTATGTTTGAAATAGAATTGTACCTGGCCGGGATATGTGTCTATATCATTTCCACGTTGTTCTATAAAACGTGCTAAAATATAAGAGCTTCTAATATACCTTTTGGATAATATTGACCCAAAATATTCTGCACCGATGCGCAATCTGCCACATTGTGTGATATTTCCAGTTACAGCAATGTAATTTTCGGTTGATGAAGAAGGATCTAACTGTGGTcggctaaaattatattcttcatAAGCGCGATTGTAGTAATCAACTAGTAAATCCAAAATATCATCCGGTAATATGACATTCAATTTTATCGGACTTAAAAGTTCTCCAGGATATTCCTCTGTTCCTGTTGCCCCGCCAGAAACCAGCTTTTCGGATATGTCTAAAAATGCCTGTAATTCCTCACTTTCGAGAGATTCATTTTCGTTATCGTCAGTtgtatcatcatttaaatcaaGTATTTGAAAAATGGCCTGATGATTTAGAGCCAATGTATTGAATCTTCGTTCAATTTGAGAACTCTGCATCATAAATCGCATAATTTCCGGTTCAATTTTTCGTCTACTATTAGGTAAACTCCCTGTATAATTGTAAAATCGTAAGTAATAATTctgaataatttgaataatattattgtaaataccAACCAAGAATTCCATTCATCCTTTCAAAGGAGAAACACCAAAATGAGTAAAGAGGACCGTAATCTTTACAACATTTGTTCAAGTGTAATGAAAGATGTAAATTTGGTGTTATTGAAACTTCTCCGTAATTCGTTTCgataagtttcaaaatttcaattaaatgttCATGTGCGTCatctaaatttttgattgtaaCAATCCTTCGGACTAATATAGAACAAGCTTGGCTGAAATGTACTAAGATTTTCCGATCTTCTTGGTCCAAAAAATCCCAAAGAACGACTCTGGCATAAAtcaggaaaaaatttttccattcgTTAGCCGTTAAATTGGAAAATCCTTCCCCAATATCTATTTTATGAGGAATTCGACCGATTTCTGATGGTGGATAAATATTGTTCatgtttttttgaattttcgtCAGATCatccatatttattttaccatGTCCTAACCAAAGCCGTTTTACGATAAATGATGCAAttcctataaataaattatgcatCGAATTCGCAGGTAAAAATCGTATCGGATCGAAATAAGACAAACGGAGCATTTCTGACCATCTTGCGTAATATTGCTTCGCATGTCTTTTTCTAGCTTCGTTGCTTTTACATTTTCTCCATTCCAAAGCCATTTCTCGATGACTATTCACGCTTTTAGCAACAAACCATTCGTCAATATCATCCATGCcactaaaatttctatttcttgCAACCTTTAAGCATCTGCGACGAGCACATTGGCTGAATAATGGCCACATAATTTTCTAGCAGCTGGTATATCGCAGCAACAAGCAATTACTGCGCATTTTATCAATCTTCTGGATAAATGTTCAGAAGTTCTGTCTAATCCCACTCCTTCCCAAAAAGTTTGAAATTGATCAACAATTGGTGCCAAGTAATGATTTATCTGATGTAGGCTTGGTTTATTAGGGCCTGGCATTAATCCTAAAATGAGCATATTTTTGGGTTTAAAGCGCAATTCTCTTGGGAGATTGCAAATAGCTCCATATATAGCACCAGAACTATTGAATTGTCCTTTCAAATGGCTGAAACCAATCGACGTTAATCATAATACCCAAATGATCATCCGCatgttctttattaaaaaatctttgttCGTCGATTCATCATCTACTATTATTCCACTATTTGAGAAATTCTTCCAAATTTCACCATCATATACATCACATAAGACTCGGTCGTCGACGCTTCTATCGGCCcataatttaagatttttttcaaagtttgGCCTTTGATACATTTGTAAAAGTTGCTCTTTTATACTGGGAAGATcggataaattaataatggcGCATTAACGACTTTACCATCGTCTAGTTCTTTTTGTTCCGATAATGGAGCATTGCATTGTCGAAGTGAACGATGATTTGGAAATTGTACATGaccacatttttttattgctttgtGTTGTTGGATTGTGTGTTGTTTAACATCAtctatattatgtaatttgtGACATGAAGGACATACGGAAAATTTGACAAATTGATGCTTCAATCCTAATTTCTTTCTTGCAGTATACAACGAAGTAGGAAAATCTTTAAAACGAtcgtaattaaaatttgttaaaatatgtttgatgaatttaattaatgtatcGATTGCGGTATCTGCTAGTTGAAACCTAGTTTGATACCTCAAAACAAATACAATTATCCAATCTTCAATATTTTGcagattttcattaatattgtttGGAAAATCATAATTCGGTGGAGAGTAATCTTCAAAAATGTTGGTTTCTTCGCCATTATCATCCCCATCATCCCCATTATCACTATCATCCCCATCATCGTTATCATCCCCATCATCCCCATCATCGTTATCCCCATCATCGTTATTATCTCCATCATCCCCATCATCGTTATCATCCCCATCATCCCCATCATCGTTATCATCGCTATCATCCCCATCATCGTTATCCCCATCATCGTTATCATCTCCATCATTCCCATCATCGTTATCATCCCCATCATCCCCATCATCGTTATCATCCCCATCATCCCCATCATCGTTATCCCCATCATCGTTATCATCTCCATCATCCCCATCATCGTTATCATCCCATCATCCCCATCATCGTTATCCCCATCATCGTTATCATCTCCATCATCcccatcatcattatcatcgcTATCATCCCCATCATCGCTATCGCCATAATTATCAGTTTCTTCGTTACTGTCATTGTTATCATCACTGTCATTTATATTTTGCATTTGAGTGTCACGCTCcaaataagtattatacctGCTTCGTTTTCCTTTTCGAAGAAAATGTTGACAAATTTTCTGATGATGATGTGCTTTCTTGAGGGTCGATAGAGATTTCTTCATTAACGAATGACAATCCAATACTCGTTAGGGTCATTTGAAGTAGTTGCATCATCAAGACTTAGACATTCGAATGTTTTTGTTTGGTTCTTGGATCAACATACTTTCCGTTgcatttattacaataacatttttctttagttCTTGTTTTAACGCGTCTTTCATTAACattcatcattttttcaaattttgatttaattttacaaaatgtgaATTTAACCAAAATACCAGCATTTCGctgtaataaataatcagacgatacatttttatttttttcgaacaTCAATACATCAATtgtatatacatttttattttttttcgagcTTCAATACAtcaattgtatatttttttcgaacATCAATACATCAATTGTAGATCAATACATAATCGAAAGTGAATACGTTACATTTTAACAGatctacaataaaatttaactttcagTATACTCCTTGTTTAACTTTTTATAGCCaaattattcttaattatatacttaaatatatcagcgataacaataaatttaactttcaGTATACTCCTCGTAACCTTGTTTgactaaatttatatattaaattccaaattattcttaattataccaaaattaGCGATGACCAAAATAGAACAATTCAAATCATTTAACTATTTAACTATTTTCCAAAATCAGCGATGACCAAAATAGaacaattcaaaaattatttaattatttcaaacaaTTACGCGAAGAAAACATttaattggaataaatatataaagagtgattttttttttacaatacaaacgtcgattttgcaatttttgttcctttacattaaaatcgtctttacaattttcaaattattttatttttgttcctttctaatttttttttactcaactctttttttactttacgtTTCTTCAATTTTACGTTCGTTCCTTCCACATTTCTAGCTTTTACTTCATTTCTTTTCTGATAATGaccaaaaaaagaagtttgtTAACGTGTCGTACTCGTACACTACATTCTCCTTTATCCATCGACGCTTCTCATGATGGACAGGGCATTCGGACAGTTCGCTCTTTATCACACTTAAATTCAGCCAAATCCATCGACCAAATACACAATCGTAATCGATTAAATAGGTCATCAAGTCTGGATACTGAAGGTATAATTTACGTTTTGGCGGATAATTTGGCAGATCATTcgaaattttgattaaatagcaaacttaatttaaaaattactattttttttgtacattaaAAACGTATTTCACGACTTGAACGGGGAATGTCGTCAATTCAAGAACAAATGTCTACTGGGTTCGGGCAAATAACGAGAATGCTGGAGCGTTCTCTGAACTCACAAGAACGTTCACGACAAAATCGACAAATAGAATATATTCAGGTTAATGATGACGATGATGAAGATGAACTTGATAAACAAGACAATGAGGAATATATCCCTGAAAAAGATCTACATTTGTTGCAAGAGACAGCacaaaaacaatataataagaagcatcgaaaaaaaataaaagtttgttttggtatatttttattatttatgtaacgTTTAAactcattaattttatcaattttcattttatagaacgaaattaaaattctaattcgTAGCGCAAAAATCGATGAAATTCCCATCGATTATACGAAGAAGTTCGGCGAGATTGCACCACAATTGGAAAAGGATCTGATCCCCCGTATCCAATCACTTCTTGAACAACGTGGTATTCGTGCAATATTAAGTATAGTTCGGGATGTGTTCTCAGATTTGCATAAAAATGGCTGACGTAAATGGAAAGAAAGCCAGCTTAACGAGgcaaaaataaaacaaaaaaaataatgagccATATAATCAACCGTTTATCAGAAGTAAGTTAATCAAGTTCCAAATTTTTAggtaatattgaaaattaataatagttattttaatttcagaaacgGGAACGAAGGATGAAGGGCGCATTAGCCATGAAGAATCACCCCGATTATcgaaaatcttttaaaaaacgtGGGATCAaggatattaatgaaatattaaacaagAACGAATACCACTCTCCTGAAGAGAGTGATCCGAAGAATGATCCAAACGCATCCACAGATCGCAAAAACCTTTTTGTTTACAAATTATCATGGAGATCTGATGAAGTAAGTCAGAcaattcattttgtttatgcGCAGTGACACTAAAATGTCTTTATCAATACGTGATTGGTGCTTCTGGTTTCGCCAAATCTCGACATATCAATTTCCTTCGCATGCTTTcgaattttggaaaaatgcCAAACCTCAAAAACAACAGAAGTTTATCTATTTCTAATACacgtttatttttagttaacgAACCTTCTACATTCAATTGACAAGTACgtggaaaaatattttccagAAAATAAGAGAGTACGTCCTCGTATCCTTAAAGatgaattttggaaaaataagaAAGCACCACCAAATTTAATTTGGTGGACACTTAAAGACGGAAAGCGAGAATCTCCCTCAGTCCATAAATCTATTGACGAAGAATCAGATGATGAGTCGGAATCGGAGAGCGAAGAGGAGGAACAAAGTCAACAAAGTCAACGAAGTTATGGTAATTGAGTATTAccgttctctttttttttttatggaacggaatttttagaaaattttttaaatttttcttttaaggtCTCAACGTCGATAAATTAGATATAAATGCTGAAtctgatgaagaagaagaggGTGAGGATGAGGCAAACGAGCTGGAGCAAGAGGAAACGTCATTATTACAGACATCGGGACGACGATCAAACAAACGATCTAAACAATCCTCCAAAATCCCACCATTACCACTGCAAAAACCCCCATCATCACGGAAAACTTCTCAACAAACACGATcatcaaaaagaatttcaaaaaataaaaaatccacAAACAAAAACAACGAAGCACTTGATGAATTGCAGGAAGTTATTGACAACATGCGTGATCAAtcgaaaaaaacaaataaaaaatcatcatcCAAACCATCGTCCCAAGAACGGAACATATTCACGATAATGTTCCAGAGAAcctcaaaagaaaaagaaaaagaacagtAAGGGGTGTAGGAAGAATATGTAGGGATATTAatggattatataataaatatcaaaatatatgtaatatttttgacaatttttatttcaaatttggtaaatttggCGTCATTActacaaatttaacaaaattcagCACAATTTGCATTTCGTTtgcataacattactaaaaatttaactaaattcaccacaatttgcacttcgtttgcataaaattactaaaaatttgactaaattcaccacaatttgcattacgtttgcataaaattactaaaaatttgcctaaaattcaccacaatttgcacttcgtttgcatagcattaactaaattcaccacaatttgcattacgtttgcataaaattactaaaaatttgcttaaaattcaccacaatttgcacttcgtttgcatagcattaactaaattcaccacaatttgcattacgtttgcataaaattactaaaaatttaacaaaattcaccacaatttgcattacgtttacataacattactaaaaatttaacaaaattcaccacaatttgcacttcatttacataacattactaaaaatttaacaaaattcaccacaatttgcacttcgtttacataaaattactaaaaatttaactaaattcaccacaatttgcattacgtttacataacattactacaaatttaacaaaattcaccacaatttgcattacatttacataacattactaaaaatttgactaaat
Encoded proteins:
- a CDS encoding NADH dehydrogenase subunit 1 codes for the protein MTLAERKVMASMQRRVGPNVVGFYGILQPFADGLKLLFKEAVIPSHANKIIFLISPFITLSLAIMGWGAAIPFAEGNSPSGSPKI